The Coffea arabica cultivar ET-39 chromosome 1e, Coffea Arabica ET-39 HiFi, whole genome shotgun sequence genome has a window encoding:
- the LOC113707151 gene encoding xyloglucan endotransglucosylase/hydrolase protein 31, with the protein MSSPLHFIHTSGALLTGHISSNFSYAFLCALSRVMALILLSFFIVFLLPPTNAQGDPPSPGYYPSSRVASLGFNQGFRTLWGPQNQRIEQGSLTVWLDRSSGSGFKSLNRYRSGYFGAAVKLQPGYTAGVITSFYLSNNEDYPGYHDEIDIEFLGTTTDKPYTLQTNVYMRGSGDGNIVGREMKFHLWFDPTKDFHNYAILWSPNEIIFFVDDVPIRRYPRKSDATFPLRPMWVYGSIWDASSWATEEGKYKADYQYQPFVGRYNNFKLGGCTTNGAATCRSISASPAGPSGLSSKQYAAMAWVQRNYKVYDYCADPSRDHTHTPEC; encoded by the exons ATGAGTTCTCCACTACACTTTATTCATACATCTGGTGCATTATTAACAGGGCACATTAGCTCCAATTTTTCGTACGCATTTTTGTGCGCTCTTTCAAGAGTTATGGCCCTGATTCTTCTCTCGTTTTTCATAGTTTTCCTGCTCCCTCCAACCAACGCTCAGGGCGATCCACCTTCCCCGGGCTACTACCCTAGTTCAAGAGTTGCTTCACTAGGGTTTAACCAGGGCTTTAGGACCCTTTGGGGTCCTCAGAATCAAAGGATCGAGCAAGGCTCTTTAACAGTCTGGCTTGATAGAAGCTCAG GCAGCGGATTCAAATCCCTCAACCGATATCGATCTGGTTATTTTGGTGCTGCCGTCAAGCTCCAACCTGGTTATACAGCTGGAGTCATTACATCTTTCTAC CTTTCAAACAACGAGGACTATCCCGGGTACCATGATGAGATTGACATCGAGTTTCTCGGGACAACTACTGATAAGCCATATACATTGCAAACAAACGTCTACATGAGAGGAAGTGGAGATGGAAACATTGTAGGCAGGGAGATGAAGTTTCACCTTTGGTTCGACCCCACGAAAGATTTCCACAACTATGCTATACTCTGGAGCCCTAACGAAATCAT ATTTTTTGTCGACGACGTGCCAATTAGAAGATACCCAAGAAAAAGTGATGCCACATTTCCTCTAAGACCTATGTGGGTGTACGGTTCGATTTGGGATGCATCATCATGGGCCACCGAGGAAGGAAAATacaaagctgattatcagtacCAGCCCTTTGTTGGGAGGTACAACAATTTCAAATTAGGTGGTTGCACCACCAATGGCGCTGCCACTTGCCGCTCTATATCTGCTTCTCCGGCGGGTCCTAGTGGGCTGAGCAGCAAGCAATATGCAGCCATGGCATGGGTCCAGAGGAACTACAAGGTTTATGATTATTGCGCGGATCCTAGTAGAGACCACACCCATACACCTGAGTGCTAG